Proteins encoded within one genomic window of Haematobia irritans isolate KBUSLIRL chromosome 5, ASM5000362v1, whole genome shotgun sequence:
- the LOC142241112 gene encoding uncharacterized protein LOC142241112, with protein sequence MKSLFILGMIAIIVVAVLGQPIEKSEKKHGGSFEANSLLDVADLGDNHAMEEARNVRHHYGYGGYGGFPYGGGFGGYPRYGGYGGYGGYRGYGGYGGYGGYGGYGGFPYYG encoded by the coding sequence ATGAAGTCCTTATTTATCTTGGGTATGATCGCTATTATTGTTGTAGCTGTCTTAGGTCAACCTATCGAGAAAAGTGAGAAAAAACACGGAGGATCATTTGAAGCGAATAGTCTACTGGATGTAGCTGACTTGGGAGATAACCATGCAATGGAGGAAGCTCGTAATGTAAGACATCATTATGGCTATGGCGGATATGGTGGATTTCCTTACGGCGGAGGTTTTGGTGGATATCCACGATATGGTGGATATGGTGGATATGGTGGATATCGTGGATATGGTGGATATGGTGGATATGGTGGATATGGAGGATATGGTGGATTTCCTTATTATGGCTAG